In Perognathus longimembris pacificus isolate PPM17 chromosome 3, ASM2315922v1, whole genome shotgun sequence, a single window of DNA contains:
- the LOC125347876 gene encoding ragulator complex protein LAMTOR5-like, which produces MEATLEQHLEDTMKNPSIVGVLCTDSQGLNLGCRGTLSDEHAGVISVLAQQAAKLTSDPTDIPVVCLESDNGNIVIQKHDGITVAVHKMAS; this is translated from the coding sequence ATGGAAGCCACCCTGGAGCAGCACCTGGAGGACACAATGAAGAATCCATCCATTGTTGGAGTCTTGTGCACAGATTCACAAGGACTTAATCTTGGCTGCCGGGGTACTCTGTCAGATGAACATGCTGGAGTGATATCTGTTCTTGCCCAGCAAGCAGCTAAGCTAACCTCTGACCCCACTGATATTCCTGTGGTATGTCTAGAATCAGATAATGGGAACATTGTGATCCAGAAACATGATGGCATAACAGTGGCAGTGCACAAAATGGCCTCTTGA